One genomic segment of Salvelinus sp. IW2-2015 unplaced genomic scaffold, ASM291031v2 Un_scaffold778, whole genome shotgun sequence includes these proteins:
- the atxn1a gene encoding ataxin-1a: protein MKSNQERSNECLPPKKRDFPASTVDERPLVMAPASESQRGENLAWLASVASGHNSGHDRDSGGGGLDGSRGGQRISTPIESDGPQYKPLCSTITTHTDFLVPSSICSISSSSSSSHQSRVVTTSLPAMYTSALSQPGGTIQYTQLPPNLQFISSPYTGPYAGYISSQLLSPPPPTSTSQRSHPDPDPYPNTTITSQSQISGSSLSVAPQTAPSPHGGTHHLPLHLHSHPHHTLALSGGSQVLVQYTGPGPEGPLTKREEGRPRELHNGDQRGRYERKESKGTPSSSSSSSSQYHQLHQQQSAQHHYEAYTSHDASGLRTSLMLVPNSRGGPDNHSPDKLPPSAASHTEKGSLLLGKPVSCTPSSSSSTSSMFTFPPPLSVESLKAAVSSLSPHTHTVIQTTHSASDASPLSLGQLSTNTNFYQAGPGGQPIIGYLAGSAGGQRYHTSLPQHLLIPGAPGSQPIIIPVSGAGVTSLEAGHAAHIATTTQPQSFPTTLPHTYVTNTTNPNPHPKDEHLFEVPAPYPPLSHPAGVGGTVVQAQLHLPVVPAPTAPSSAPSSAPSLPSYFIKGSIIQLADGELKRVEDLKSEDFIQSAEISSELKIDSSTVERIDGSHTSNFAIVQFSVGEHRAQVSVEVLLEYPFFVFGQGWSSCCPDRTTQLLELPCTKLSVGDVCISLTLKNLRNGSLKKTQQTQNQAIEITTSCNMGSIHGPLKSSRSARHGEQENGVGQRGSRSGCGRVVVGAGGGVQIASENGELRFGAGGEANSKGGQPRDSESSGGAAKPVSRKRRWSAPEGRKVERSEKEPPLTLPKPSFITQEVKISIEGRSNIGK from the exons ATGAAGTCCAACCAGGAGCGCAGCAACGAGTGTCTGCCCCCCAAGAAGAGAGATTTCCCAGCCAGCACTGTGGACGAGAGGCCCCTGGTGATGGCGCCTGCCAGTGAGAGCCAGCGCGGAGAGAACCTGGCATGGCTGGCCAGCGTAGCCAGCGGGCACAACAGCGGGCACGATAGAGACAGTGGCGGAGGTGGCCTCGATGGCAGTAGAGGTGGGCAGCGTATCAGCACTCCCATTGAGTCTGACGGGCCACAGTACAAACCGCTATGCTCCACCATCACCACGCACACAGACTTCCTGGTCCCTTCCTCTATctgttccatctcctcctcctcctcttcatcacatCAGTCCAGAGTGGTGACCACATCCCTCCCTGCCATGTACACCTCTGCTTTGTCCCAACCAGGGGGGACGATCCAGTACACCCAGCTGCCCCCCAACCTCCAGTTCATCAGTTCCCCTTACACAGGCCCCTACGCTGGCTACATCTCCtcccagctcctctctccccctccacccaccTCCACATCCCAACGCTcccaccctgaccctgacccctaccccaacaccaccatcacctcCCAGTCCCAGATCTCTGGTTCCTCTCTGAGCGTGGCCCCCCAGACTGCTCCCTCGCCCCACGGTGGGACACACCACCTGCCCCTCCACCTGCACTCCCATCCCCACCACACCCTGGCCCTCAGCGGGGGCTCCCAGGTGCTGGTCCAGTACACAGGCCCcggccctgaggggcccctgacTAAGAGAGAGGAGGGCCGGCCCAGGGAGTTGCACAATGGAGATCAGAGGGGCCGCTATGAGAGAAAGGAAAGCAAAGGaaccccctcctcttcttcctcctcttcctctcagtaCCACCAACTCCACCAGCAGCAGAGCGCACAGCATCACTATGAGGCCTACACCTCCCATGATGCATCAGGGCTAAGGACCTCTCTAATGCTAGTGCCCAACAGCCGCGGAGGACCAGACAACCACAGCCCCGACAAACTACCGCCATCCGCCGCCTCGCACACAGAGAAAGGCAGCCTCCTCCTGGGTAAACCTGTGTCctgcaccccctcctcctcctcctccacctcctccatgttCACCTTCCCCCCTCCGCTCAGTGTGGAGAGTCTGAAGGCGGCCGTCAGCTCCCTGTCCCCTCACACCCACACAGTCATCCAGACCACACACAGCGCCAGCGATGCTTCGCCCCTCTCCCTGGGCCAACTCTCCACCAACACCAACTTCTACCAGGCTGGCCCCGGCGGGCAGCCCATCATCGGCTACCTGGCTGGGAGTGCAGGAGGGCAGCGGTACCACACCAGTCTGCCCCAGCACCTGCTCATCCCAGGGGCCCCAGGGTCTCAACCTATCATCATCCCCGTCAGTGGGGCCGGGGTCACCAGCCTGGAGGCTGGCCATGCTGCCCACATAGCCACTACAACCCAACCACAGTCCTTCCCCACCACGCTACCCCACACTTACGTCACCAACACTACCAACCCTAACCCCCACCCTAAAGATGAGCATCTATTCGAGGTCCCGGCaccctatccccctctctcccaccctgccGGGGTTGGAGGTACTGTGGTCCAGGCCCAGCTACACCTCCCCGTGGTCCCAGCTCCCACGGCCCCCTCCTCAGCCCCCTCCTCGGCCCCGTCGCTGCCTTCCTACTTCATCAAGGGCTCTATCATCCAGCTGGCGGACGGGGAGCTGAAGCGCGTGGAGGACCTGAAGAGTGAGGACTTCATCCAGAGCGCTGAGATCAGCAGCGAGCTGAAGATAGACTCGTCCACCGTGGAACGCATCGACGGCAGCCACACGTCCAACTTCGCCATCGTACAGTTCTCCGTGGGCGAGCATCGCGCTCAG gtgAGTGTGGAGGTGCTGCTGGAGTATCCCTTCTTCGTATTCGGCCAGGGCTGGTCATCGTGCTGCCCGGACCGGACCACTCAGCTGTTAGAACTACCCTGCACCAAGCTCTCAGTGGGGGACGTCTGCATCTCCCTCACCCTGAAGAACTTGAGGAACGGCTCCCTGAAGAAGACGCAGCAGACCCAGAACCAGGCTATTGAGATCACTACCAGCTGCAATATGGGCTCCATCCACGGCCCCCTCAAATCCTCCAGGTCAGCCAGACACGGGGAGCAAGAGAACGGGGTGGGCCAGAGGGGCTCCAGGAGTGGATGTGGGAGAGTGGTGGTTGGAGCAGGTGGAGGTGTTCAGATCGCCTCAGAGAATGGGGAACTGAGGTTCGGCGCCGGGGGAGAGGCCAACTCGAAAGGAGGCCAGCCTAGAGATTCAGAATCCAGTGGTGGTGCCGCCAAGCCGGTGAGCCGCAAGAGGAGATGGTCGGCCCCCGAGGGCCGTAAGGTGGAGAGGAGCGAGAAGGAGCCCCCGTTGACTCTGCCCAAACCTTCCTTTATCACTCAGGAGGTAAAGATCAGCATCGAAGGCAGGTCAAATATAGGCAAGTAG